Proteins found in one Pseudomonas marvdashtae genomic segment:
- a CDS encoding MFS transporter, which produces MSTTTYLERRNNLSLDSLNFFLADVRDGLGPYLAIYLLAVHHWDPASIGVVMTIAGVAALITQTPAGALVDSSRAKRGLIVIAALIVTVSCLVLPFVSSFSLVALTQALSAVAASIFAPAISAITLGITGPRAFTRRTGRNETFNHAGNACAALLAGLFAYLFGPVAVFYLMAFMALASMCAVAFVSAEAIDHDLARGLEPRGANHPQPSGFAVLLSHRPLLMFAVCCALFHLANAAMLPLVSQKLAHANLHMATPLTSACIVAAQLVMVPMALLAGAKADQWGRKPLLLAGFLILPLRGVLYTLSDDPYWLVAVQLLDGVGAGLFGALFPVMIKDLTLGSGHFNISLGALTTVFGLGAALSNGLAGFVVEAAGYDAAFLTLAGVAGTAFLLLWFGVPETMQRSEGVKTDRIEISSGA; this is translated from the coding sequence GTGAGCACGACCACCTACCTGGAACGCCGCAACAACCTGTCGCTGGACAGCCTCAACTTCTTTCTCGCCGACGTGCGCGACGGCCTCGGGCCGTATCTGGCGATCTACCTGCTGGCGGTGCATCACTGGGACCCAGCGAGCATCGGCGTGGTGATGACGATCGCTGGCGTCGCCGCCCTGATCACACAGACGCCAGCGGGAGCGTTGGTTGACAGCAGCCGTGCCAAGCGCGGGTTGATTGTGATTGCCGCGCTGATCGTGACCGTCAGTTGCCTGGTGTTGCCCTTTGTCTCTTCATTCAGCCTGGTGGCGCTCACGCAGGCCTTGAGTGCGGTGGCGGCATCGATTTTTGCCCCGGCCATTTCGGCGATTACCCTGGGCATCACCGGTCCTCGCGCTTTCACGCGGCGAACCGGGCGCAACGAAACTTTCAACCATGCCGGCAACGCCTGCGCGGCCTTGCTGGCCGGTTTGTTTGCTTATTTGTTCGGCCCGGTGGCGGTGTTTTACCTGATGGCGTTCATGGCCTTGGCAAGCATGTGCGCCGTGGCGTTCGTCTCAGCTGAAGCCATCGACCATGATCTGGCTCGCGGTCTCGAACCTCGTGGCGCCAATCACCCTCAGCCCTCCGGGTTTGCCGTGTTGCTCAGCCACCGGCCGTTGCTGATGTTTGCGGTTTGCTGCGCGCTGTTCCACCTGGCAAATGCAGCCATGCTGCCGCTGGTGAGCCAAAAGCTTGCCCACGCCAATCTGCACATGGCCACCCCGCTCACCTCCGCCTGCATCGTCGCGGCGCAGCTGGTCATGGTGCCGATGGCGCTGCTGGCTGGCGCCAAAGCCGATCAATGGGGCCGCAAACCGCTGTTGTTGGCGGGTTTTCTGATTCTGCCGTTGCGCGGTGTGCTCTATACCCTGTCGGATGATCCGTACTGGCTGGTCGCGGTACAACTGCTCGACGGCGTCGGCGCCGGCCTTTTCGGCGCGTTGTTCCCGGTCATGATCAAGGACCTCACGCTTGGTTCCGGCCACTTTAATATCAGCCTCGGTGCACTCACCACGGTGTTCGGTCTGGGCGCGGCGTTGAGCAACGGTCTGGCGGGATTTGTAGTTGAAGCGGCTGGCTACGATGCAGCATTCCTGACACTTGCTGGCGTCGCCGGGACGGCGTTTTTACTGCTATGGTTTGGGGTTCCGGAAACCATGCAACGTTCTGAAGGCGTCAAAACTGATCGAATCGAGATCAGCTCTGGCGCCTGA
- the pstS gene encoding phosphate ABC transporter substrate-binding protein PstS, translating to MKSLMKSAALAIAVSLCATSASFAAENVRLTGSGASFPAPIYLTWFKDFSKKSDSVTVDYQSKGSGAGVQDFLNKTVDFAASDSAMKDEDIAKVAEGVQLLPMTAGEIVLAYNLPGNPKGLKLPRDVYSNIFLGKITRWNDPQIVAANPDLKLSDTPITVVVRADSSGTTAVFTKHLATINPEFKQALGEGNTVNWPASDKFIKSPKNDGVTATVRQTPGAIGYIEYGFAKLAKVDFAQLQNKAGKYVVPNAESGAEALAAVKMPENLVAWLPDPDGAKSYPITSYTWMIFRKDNGNPAKAKAMREMVEYSLTEGQKIADSMGYIPLPQSVVEQVRKASANIQ from the coding sequence ATGAAAAGTTTGATGAAGTCTGCTGCGCTCGCCATTGCGGTTTCTCTTTGTGCCACCTCGGCGTCCTTCGCAGCAGAGAATGTCCGTCTGACAGGTTCCGGGGCGAGTTTCCCTGCACCGATCTACCTCACCTGGTTCAAGGATTTCAGCAAGAAGTCCGACAGTGTCACCGTTGATTACCAATCCAAGGGCAGTGGCGCGGGCGTACAGGATTTCCTGAACAAAACCGTCGACTTCGCCGCCAGTGACTCGGCAATGAAAGATGAAGATATCGCCAAGGTCGCCGAAGGCGTGCAGTTGCTGCCGATGACCGCTGGGGAAATCGTGCTGGCCTATAACCTGCCGGGCAATCCCAAGGGTCTCAAGCTGCCACGCGACGTGTACTCGAACATTTTCCTGGGCAAGATCACGCGCTGGAACGATCCACAGATTGTGGCTGCCAACCCGGACCTGAAACTGTCCGATACACCGATCACCGTCGTTGTACGTGCTGACTCCAGCGGTACGACCGCCGTGTTCACCAAACACCTGGCGACCATCAATCCAGAGTTCAAGCAGGCGCTGGGCGAGGGCAACACCGTCAACTGGCCGGCCAGTGACAAGTTCATCAAGTCGCCGAAGAACGATGGCGTCACCGCAACTGTGCGCCAGACCCCGGGCGCGATTGGCTACATCGAATACGGCTTCGCCAAGCTCGCCAAGGTTGACTTTGCCCAACTGCAGAACAAGGCCGGCAAGTACGTCGTGCCAAACGCCGAAAGCGGTGCCGAGGCCCTGGCTGCGGTGAAGATGCCGGAAAACCTGGTGGCCTGGCTGCCGGATCCGGACGGTGCCAAGTCGTACCCGATCACGTCCTACACCTGGATGATCTTCCGCAAGGATAACGGCAATCCGGCCAAGGCCAAGGCCATGCGTGAAATGGTCGAATACAGCCTGACCGAAGGCCAGAAGATTGCCGATTCGATGGGTTATATCCCCTTGCCACAATCGGTTGTCGAGCAGGTTCGCAAAGCGTCCGCCAACATCCAGTAA
- the pstA gene encoding phosphate ABC transporter permease PstA, protein MTDLSAATDLTAPAGAMPSLQRKFEGRALRSLILTTLVWTGALLASVPLISVLYMLITRGGARLNLEVFTELPPTGFEMGGGFGNAMAGTFVMVGIAAAIAVPVGIMAAIFLAELGPDSKLANASRFAAKMLTGLPSILAGVFAYALVVMTTGTYSAPAGGVALAVLMLPIVVLTAEESMRMVPKIMKDAAYGMGCTRSQVIWKIVLPTGMPAILTGVMLAVARAAGETAPLLFTALFSNYWIYHQGSLEVMNPTASLAVLIYNFSGMPFDNQLELAWAASLVLVMIVLFVNIISRIFGKPKY, encoded by the coding sequence ATGACTGATCTCTCTGCTGCAACAGACTTGACCGCTCCTGCAGGCGCGATGCCCAGCCTGCAGCGCAAGTTCGAGGGCCGCGCCCTGCGCAGCCTGATCCTGACCACGCTGGTCTGGACGGGTGCGCTACTGGCCAGCGTGCCGCTGATTTCCGTGCTCTACATGCTGATCACCCGCGGTGGCGCTCGCCTGAACCTGGAAGTCTTTACCGAACTGCCGCCAACAGGCTTCGAGATGGGCGGGGGCTTCGGCAACGCCATGGCGGGTACCTTCGTGATGGTCGGTATCGCAGCGGCAATCGCGGTGCCGGTCGGCATCATGGCGGCGATCTTCCTGGCTGAACTGGGGCCGGACAGCAAACTGGCGAACGCCTCGCGTTTTGCCGCCAAGATGCTTACGGGCCTGCCTTCGATCCTGGCCGGGGTTTTCGCTTATGCCTTGGTGGTGATGACCACCGGTACTTATTCGGCACCGGCGGGTGGCGTAGCGCTGGCGGTACTGATGCTACCGATCGTCGTGCTGACGGCGGAAGAATCGATGCGCATGGTGCCCAAGATCATGAAGGATGCCGCCTACGGCATGGGCTGCACCCGCTCACAGGTGATCTGGAAAATCGTCTTGCCTACCGGCATGCCGGCAATCCTGACCGGCGTCATGCTGGCCGTGGCACGTGCCGCGGGCGAGACGGCACCGTTGTTGTTCACCGCGCTGTTCAGCAACTACTGGATCTATCACCAAGGCAGTCTTGAGGTGATGAACCCGACTGCATCGCTTGCAGTGTTGATCTACAACTTCTCCGGCATGCCTTTCGATAACCAGCTCGAGCTCGCATGGGCGGCCTCGTTGGTGCTGGTGATGATTGTGCTGTTCGTGAACATCATCAGCCGCATTTTCGGCAAGCCTAAGTATTAA
- a CDS encoding putative 2-aminoethylphosphonate ABC transporter substrate-binding protein produces MSKRIALAAGLLAACTFQAQANTELTVYTALEVEQLKAYKQAFEQQNPEIEIKWVRDSTGIVTAKLLAEKDRPQADVVWGLAGSSLAILKQQGLLDTYSPANLNQIAANYRDADTPPAWVGMDVWAAAICFNTVEAQKQGLPKPTRWEDLANPVYQGKIVMPNPASSGTGYLDVSAWLQTFGEAKGWAYMDKLHANIGQYTHSGSKPCKLAAAGEFPIGISFEYPAIQLKRKGAPLDIVLPAEGLGWEIEATAIIKGTRHLEAARKLADFSASREAMELYKANFAVLAQPGIAERLPELPADYEQRLIRNDFAWASENRDRVLAEWRKRYDGKSEPVAK; encoded by the coding sequence ATGTCCAAACGCATCGCCTTGGCCGCTGGCTTGCTGGCCGCCTGTACCTTCCAGGCCCAGGCCAATACTGAACTGACCGTATACACGGCCCTCGAGGTCGAGCAGCTCAAAGCCTACAAGCAAGCCTTCGAGCAGCAGAACCCGGAGATCGAGATCAAATGGGTGCGCGACTCCACCGGCATCGTCACCGCCAAGCTGCTGGCAGAGAAGGATCGCCCGCAAGCCGACGTGGTCTGGGGACTCGCCGGCTCCAGCCTGGCGATTCTCAAGCAACAAGGTTTGCTCGATACCTACAGCCCGGCGAATCTTAACCAGATCGCCGCCAACTATCGGGATGCCGATACACCGCCGGCTTGGGTCGGCATGGACGTTTGGGCTGCCGCGATCTGTTTCAATACGGTGGAAGCGCAGAAGCAGGGGCTGCCCAAACCCACGCGCTGGGAAGACCTGGCGAACCCGGTGTACCAAGGCAAGATCGTCATGCCCAACCCGGCCTCGTCGGGCACCGGTTACCTGGATGTCAGCGCCTGGTTGCAAACCTTCGGCGAGGCCAAGGGCTGGGCCTACATGGACAAGTTGCACGCCAATATCGGCCAGTACACGCATTCCGGCTCCAAGCCCTGCAAGCTGGCGGCCGCCGGTGAGTTCCCTATCGGCATTTCGTTTGAATACCCGGCCATCCAGCTCAAGCGCAAAGGCGCGCCCCTGGACATCGTGCTGCCCGCTGAAGGCCTGGGCTGGGAAATCGAAGCCACCGCCATCATCAAAGGCACCCGACACTTGGAAGCTGCCAGGAAACTCGCTGATTTCTCGGCTAGCCGCGAGGCCATGGAACTGTACAAAGCCAACTTCGCCGTCCTGGCACAACCGGGCATCGCCGAGCGTTTGCCGGAGCTGCCAGCGGACTACGAACAACGGCTGATACGCAACGATTTCGCCTGGGCATCGGAGAACCGCGACAGAGTGCTTGCCGAGTGGCGCAAGCGTTACGACGGCAAGTCAGAGCCCGTCGCCAAATAG
- the pstB gene encoding phosphate ABC transporter ATP-binding protein PstB translates to MDCKLDKIFYGNFMAVRDSHVPIEKNKITGFIGPSGCGKSTVLRSLNRMNDLVKGFRFEGHVHFLGQDVYGKGVDPVVVRRYIGMVFQQPNPFSMSIFDNVAFGLRLNRYKGDIGDRVKHALQGAALWDEVKDKLKVSGLSLSGGQQQRLCIARAIATEPEVLLLDEPCSALDPIATRRVEELMVELKKDYTIALVTHNMQQAIRVADTTAFFSVDISQGTRTGYLVEMGPTTQIFDNPREQMTGDYISGKFS, encoded by the coding sequence ATGGACTGCAAACTGGACAAGATTTTCTACGGGAACTTCATGGCGGTACGTGACAGCCATGTGCCGATCGAGAAGAACAAGATCACCGGATTCATCGGTCCTTCCGGCTGTGGCAAGAGCACTGTGCTGCGCAGCCTCAACCGGATGAATGACCTGGTGAAGGGGTTTCGTTTCGAAGGGCACGTACATTTCCTCGGACAGGACGTCTACGGCAAGGGCGTCGATCCCGTGGTCGTGCGCCGCTACATCGGCATGGTGTTCCAGCAGCCGAACCCGTTTTCGATGAGCATCTTCGACAACGTCGCGTTTGGCCTGCGCCTCAATCGCTACAAGGGCGATATCGGTGATCGGGTCAAGCACGCGCTGCAAGGCGCCGCGCTGTGGGATGAGGTCAAGGACAAGCTCAAGGTCAGCGGCCTGTCGCTCTCCGGTGGCCAGCAACAACGTCTGTGCATTGCCCGCGCCATCGCCACCGAGCCGGAAGTATTGCTGCTGGATGAGCCGTGTTCGGCGCTCGATCCGATCGCTACCCGGCGGGTCGAGGAGTTGATGGTCGAGTTGAAGAAGGACTACACCATCGCGCTGGTGACCCACAACATGCAGCAAGCCATCCGTGTCGCTGACACCACGGCGTTTTTCTCCGTGGATATTTCCCAGGGCACGCGCACCGGCTATCTGGTCGAGATGGGCCCGACGACGCAGATTTTCGATAACCCGCGTGAACAGATGACCGGGGATTACATCAGCGGTAAGTTCAGCTAA
- the ppk2 gene encoding polyphosphate kinase 2 — MSSAPDTLIQRIHRELLDHSDEELELELSEDGHDLNALFDEHVTEGTEKDARRLYFSELFRLQGELVKLQSWVVKTGHKVVILFEGRDAAGKGGVIKRITQRLNPRVCRVAALPAPNDRERTQWYFQRYVSHLPAAGEIVLFDRSWYNRAGVEQVMGFCNEDQYEEFFRTVPEFERMLVRSGIQLIKYWFSISDQEQHLRFLSRIHDPLKQWKLSPMDLESRRRWEAYTKAKEIMLERTHIAEAPWWVVQADDKKKARLNCINHLLGQMAYEEVELPVIELPQRVRQEDYSRSPTPPELIVPQVY; from the coding sequence ATGTCCTCTGCACCAGACACCTTGATACAGCGCATCCACCGTGAGCTGCTTGATCACAGTGATGAAGAGCTGGAACTGGAATTATCCGAAGACGGGCATGACCTGAATGCGCTCTTCGACGAGCACGTAACGGAAGGCACAGAGAAGGATGCTCGCAGGCTATATTTCAGCGAACTGTTCCGCCTGCAAGGCGAACTGGTCAAGCTGCAAAGCTGGGTGGTCAAGACAGGCCACAAAGTCGTCATTCTGTTCGAAGGACGGGATGCCGCCGGCAAAGGCGGCGTCATCAAGCGAATCACCCAGCGCCTGAATCCTCGGGTCTGCCGGGTCGCCGCCCTGCCCGCCCCCAACGACCGCGAACGTACCCAATGGTACTTCCAGCGCTACGTCTCGCATCTGCCGGCGGCGGGCGAAATCGTACTGTTCGACCGTAGCTGGTACAACCGTGCGGGTGTGGAACAAGTGATGGGGTTTTGCAACGAAGATCAGTACGAAGAGTTCTTCCGTACCGTACCGGAGTTCGAACGCATGCTCGTCCGCTCCGGCATCCAATTGATCAAATACTGGTTCTCCATTTCCGACCAGGAACAGCACCTGCGCTTTCTGAGTCGCATCCATGATCCGCTCAAGCAGTGGAAACTCAGCCCCATGGACTTGGAGTCGCGCCGGCGGTGGGAAGCCTATACCAAGGCCAAGGAAATCATGCTTGAACGCACCCACATTGCCGAAGCACCTTGGTGGGTAGTACAGGCCGATGATAAAAAGAAAGCCAGGCTCAACTGCATCAATCATCTTCTCGGGCAGATGGCCTATGAAGAGGTTGAGCTGCCGGTAATCGAACTGCCGCAGCGCGTCAGGCAAGAAGACTATTCCCGAAGCCCCACTCCACCTGAACTTATCGTGCCCCAGGTGTATTGA
- a CDS encoding ABC transporter ATP-binding protein: protein MLHAFEQRLDPFPPDEAPPPPDGLARFLWACTRGARGYILALALLSAGVSIYEAWLFSFLGQVVDLLSTWQAGGDATRQESRVLWGIGIMLVTSIGLVALRTMVQHQILAINLPLRLRWDFHRLMLRQSLSFFSDEFSGRVTTKVMQTALSVREVLFTIIEIAPGIGVYFIAIIALAGGFDLKLMLPFIAWVALFGLAMRYFVPRLEKVGQEQANARSSMTGRISDAYTNITTVKLFSHSKREAHFARAAMEDFKQTGFRQMRLVSQFEIVNQALVVALIMGSGGYALWLWHQGEVGTGAVAAITAMALRINGMSHWIMWQMTSLFENIGTLQDGMETLTRGPKVKDAPDAGVLVTTGGAVTFDNVSFNYNGERQVLDGLSLSIRPGEKIGLVGRSGAGKSTLINLLLRFYDVDSGEIRIDGQNIAHVTQDSLRSAIGMVTQDTSLLHRSIRDNIAYGRPDATDEEIRSAAASAQADGFINQLSDKQGHSGYDTLVGERGIKLSGGQRQRIAIARVMLKNAPILLLDEATSALDSEVEVAIQESLDEMMKGKTVIAIAHRLSTIAAMDRLIVMDEGRIIEQGTHAELLGKNGTYARLWHHQSGGFLGEDQGVVEAVE, encoded by the coding sequence ACGGTCTGGCGCGGTTCCTGTGGGCCTGTACGCGGGGTGCCCGCGGTTACATCCTGGCGCTTGCGCTGCTTAGCGCCGGAGTGTCTATTTACGAAGCCTGGCTGTTTTCTTTTCTCGGCCAGGTCGTCGACCTGCTCTCGACCTGGCAGGCCGGTGGTGATGCGACCAGGCAGGAAAGCCGAGTCCTTTGGGGCATCGGCATCATGCTGGTGACCAGCATCGGGCTGGTGGCGTTGCGCACGATGGTGCAGCACCAGATATTGGCGATCAATCTGCCGTTGCGACTGCGTTGGGATTTTCATCGGCTGATGCTGCGGCAAAGCCTTTCGTTCTTCTCGGATGAGTTCTCCGGCCGGGTCACTACCAAAGTGATGCAAACGGCGCTGTCCGTGCGCGAGGTGCTGTTCACCATCATCGAGATCGCGCCGGGGATTGGCGTGTATTTCATCGCGATCATTGCTCTGGCTGGCGGCTTTGATTTGAAGCTGATGCTGCCTTTCATTGCCTGGGTTGCGTTGTTCGGCCTGGCCATGCGGTACTTCGTGCCGCGCCTGGAGAAAGTCGGCCAGGAGCAGGCCAATGCGCGGTCGTCGATGACCGGGCGTATCTCGGACGCCTACACCAACATCACCACGGTGAAGCTGTTCTCCCACTCAAAACGCGAAGCACACTTCGCCCGCGCTGCCATGGAAGATTTCAAGCAAACCGGTTTTCGCCAGATGCGCTTGGTCAGCCAGTTCGAGATCGTCAATCAGGCTTTGGTCGTCGCATTGATCATGGGTTCGGGCGGTTATGCGCTGTGGCTATGGCATCAAGGCGAAGTCGGCACCGGTGCCGTGGCGGCGATTACGGCCATGGCTTTGCGCATCAATGGCATGTCGCACTGGATCATGTGGCAAATGACCTCGCTGTTCGAGAACATCGGCACTCTGCAGGATGGCATGGAGACCTTGACGCGCGGTCCCAAGGTTAAGGATGCGCCGGACGCCGGTGTGCTGGTGACCACCGGTGGTGCGGTGACCTTCGACAACGTCAGCTTCAATTACAACGGCGAACGCCAGGTGCTTGATGGCCTGAGCCTGAGCATCCGGCCAGGTGAAAAGATCGGCCTGGTAGGTCGCTCCGGTGCCGGCAAATCCACGCTGATCAACCTGCTGCTGCGCTTCTACGACGTGGACAGCGGTGAGATTCGAATCGATGGGCAGAACATCGCGCATGTCACGCAGGACAGCCTGCGCAGCGCCATCGGCATGGTCACCCAGGACACGTCGCTGTTGCACCGGTCCATCCGCGACAACATTGCCTACGGTCGCCCCGACGCCACCGATGAGGAAATACGCAGTGCCGCCGCCAGCGCCCAAGCGGATGGGTTCATCAATCAACTGAGCGACAAGCAAGGCCACAGCGGCTACGACACCCTGGTGGGCGAGCGTGGCATCAAGCTTTCAGGCGGCCAGCGCCAACGCATCGCCATTGCCCGGGTCATGCTCAAGAACGCGCCGATCCTGCTGCTGGACGAGGCCACCAGCGCGCTGGATTCGGAAGTCGAAGTGGCCATTCAGGAAAGCCTCGATGAAATGATGAAGGGCAAGACTGTGATCGCCATCGCCCATCGGCTGTCCACGATCGCGGCGATGGACAGGCTCATCGTCATGGATGAAGGGCGGATCATCGAGCAGGGCACCCACGCCGAATTGCTCGGCAAGAACGGCACCTATGCGCGATTGTGGCACCACCAGAGCGGCGGGTTTCTGGGCGAGGATCAGGGGGTGGTTGAGGCGGTGGAGTAG
- a CDS encoding TIGR03364 family FAD-dependent oxidoreductase, giving the protein MSEHDCDLLIVGAGILGLAHAWAGAKRGLKVKVFERSHTPLGASIRNFGQALVSGQAPGIMLDLAREANGLWKTLGQGAGLHMHQQGSLLFARTEVEEALLEAFVNGRGATLGYRTQLLRGEALAALYDGRFAHHRAALLGLDDQQLYSREALTQIVDYLARALGVEFHFSTLVRDVESNCALTSTGRFTARHIVVCSGHDYQTLLAEQIAALKPQVCGLQMLRVRPRQPLALQHALLTGLSCVHYGAFADLPEAQAIRAQIRTNQPELETHGIHLLISPTPHGDLIIGDSHVYGRDISPFNTEQVDRILIDLAQDTLGGEIEVLERWQGVYGARGPGPFSVLAAAPGVTAVLMHTGLGMSVGLALGERTIADLLGEARPHSSAA; this is encoded by the coding sequence ATGTCTGAGCACGACTGCGATCTGCTGATCGTCGGCGCCGGCATTCTCGGGTTGGCCCACGCTTGGGCGGGTGCCAAGCGCGGCCTCAAGGTCAAGGTATTCGAGCGCAGCCATACGCCGCTCGGTGCCTCGATTCGCAACTTCGGCCAGGCTTTGGTCAGCGGCCAGGCGCCGGGCATCATGCTGGACCTGGCACGGGAGGCGAACGGTTTATGGAAGACCCTGGGGCAGGGGGCCGGGCTGCATATGCACCAACAAGGCTCGCTGTTGTTCGCCCGCACTGAAGTCGAAGAAGCGTTGCTCGAGGCCTTCGTGAACGGGCGGGGCGCGACGTTGGGTTATCGCACCCAACTGCTGCGTGGCGAGGCGCTGGCGGCACTCTATGACGGCCGTTTCGCCCATCATCGCGCGGCGCTGCTAGGCCTGGACGACCAGCAGTTGTATTCCCGCGAGGCGCTTACGCAGATTGTCGATTACCTGGCCCGGGCCTTGGGTGTTGAATTCCACTTCTCGACGCTGGTGCGCGATGTTGAAAGCAACTGTGCGTTAACCAGTACCGGACGCTTTACCGCGCGGCACATTGTCGTGTGCTCAGGCCATGACTACCAGACGCTGCTGGCCGAGCAAATCGCCGCGCTAAAACCGCAGGTGTGCGGACTGCAAATGCTCCGCGTCCGCCCACGTCAGCCTTTGGCGTTGCAACATGCGTTGCTGACCGGACTGAGCTGCGTGCACTACGGCGCCTTCGCCGATCTGCCTGAAGCGCAGGCCATCCGCGCGCAGATCCGCACGAACCAACCGGAGTTGGAGACGCATGGCATCCATTTGCTCATCAGTCCCACACCGCACGGCGATCTGATCATTGGCGACTCCCATGTCTACGGCCGCGACATTTCGCCGTTCAACACCGAGCAGGTGGATCGGATTCTGATCGATCTTGCGCAAGATACCCTGGGCGGCGAAATCGAAGTACTGGAACGATGGCAAGGCGTGTATGGCGCGCGCGGACCTGGGCCGTTCAGCGTGCTCGCCGCCGCGCCGGGGGTTACCGCTGTGCTGATGCACACCGGGTTGGGGATGAGCGTGGGCCTCGCGCTTGGCGAGCGCACTATCGCGGACTTGCTGGGTGAAGCCCGCCCGCACAGTTCGGCGGCTTGA
- the pstC gene encoding phosphate ABC transporter permease subunit PstC produces the protein MNKPFVVPVNPDSACQPPSTKDFLVDRTFRALARIGVVLILALVFALVFEVGRKALPGMEKHGFDVLLGSVWDVNQGKYGILPAIWGTLYSALIALLIAGFFGVSMAIFLTQDFLPPKLAAIFRTIVELLAAIPSVVYGLWGIYVVIPAIRPLTTWLNSELGWVPFFGTSLSGPGLLPAALVLAIMILPTIAAVSQDALTAVPMKTKQAAYGMGTTHWEAILKVMVPSAATGIFGSLVLGLGRALGETMALAMLVGNANNISLSLFAPANTLAALLALNFPEAGPNEIEVLMYAALVLMLITLIVNVFGSLIMMYAQRGNR, from the coding sequence ATGAACAAACCTTTTGTCGTACCGGTTAATCCGGACTCCGCCTGCCAACCACCCTCGACGAAGGACTTCCTGGTTGATCGCACGTTTCGTGCGCTTGCGCGCATCGGGGTGGTCCTGATTCTGGCGCTGGTGTTTGCACTGGTATTCGAGGTGGGACGCAAGGCGCTTCCTGGCATGGAGAAACATGGTTTCGACGTGCTCTTGGGGAGTGTCTGGGACGTTAACCAAGGTAAGTACGGCATCCTGCCGGCTATCTGGGGCACGCTCTACAGCGCCCTGATCGCATTGTTGATCGCAGGCTTTTTCGGCGTCAGCATGGCGATCTTCCTGACCCAGGACTTCCTGCCGCCCAAGCTTGCCGCGATCTTCCGCACCATTGTCGAATTGCTCGCGGCCATTCCAAGCGTTGTCTATGGCCTGTGGGGGATCTACGTGGTGATCCCGGCGATTCGTCCGCTGACGACCTGGTTGAACAGCGAGCTCGGCTGGGTGCCTTTTTTCGGTACATCCCTGAGCGGGCCAGGGCTGCTCCCTGCGGCGCTGGTGCTTGCCATCATGATTCTGCCGACCATTGCCGCCGTTTCCCAGGATGCTCTCACGGCCGTACCGATGAAAACCAAGCAGGCCGCCTATGGCATGGGGACTACCCATTGGGAAGCGATTCTCAAGGTGATGGTGCCGTCCGCCGCCACCGGCATTTTCGGCTCTCTGGTTCTCGGCTTGGGGCGCGCGTTGGGTGAAACCATGGCGCTGGCCATGCTGGTAGGCAATGCGAACAACATCTCCCTCTCGCTGTTCGCGCCGGCCAACACACTGGCGGCCTTGCTCGCGCTGAACTTCCCGGAAGCCGGGCCGAACGAGATCGAGGTGTTGATGTATGCCGCACTGGTGCTGATGTTAATCACCCTGATCGTGAACGTCTTCGGCTCCTTGATCATGATGTATGCCCAACGGGGAAATAGGTGA
- the phnX gene encoding phosphonoacetaldehyde hydrolase, translating into MHYQPPTHLQAAILDWAGTVVDFGSFAPTRIFVEAFASFDIQISLEEARGPMGMGKWEHIRTLCNQPAVAERFHHRFARAPSDDDVTAIYQRFMPLQIAKVANHSDLIPGALDSIAALRQRGLKIGSCSGYPRQVMDKVVELAAAKGYRPDHVVATDDVPKGRPSPAQALANVIALGLDDVAGCVKVDDTEPGILEGRRAGMWTVALRFSGNFLGLDWEQFQALSAQQLATERSRIDGLFAACRPHYLIDTIAELPAVIDQINAQLARGVLPSHT; encoded by the coding sequence ATGCATTACCAACCCCCTACACACCTGCAGGCGGCCATTCTCGATTGGGCGGGCACTGTGGTGGACTTCGGTTCGTTCGCCCCGACGCGGATCTTCGTCGAAGCCTTCGCCAGCTTCGACATCCAGATCAGCCTGGAAGAGGCGCGTGGCCCGATGGGCATGGGCAAATGGGAGCATATCCGCACCTTGTGCAATCAGCCGGCGGTAGCTGAACGTTTCCATCACCGCTTCGCACGTGCGCCAAGCGATGATGATGTGACCGCAATCTACCAACGCTTCATGCCGCTGCAGATTGCGAAAGTCGCCAACCATTCGGACCTGATCCCCGGCGCATTGGACAGCATTGCCGCGCTGCGCCAGCGCGGTCTCAAGATCGGCAGTTGTTCCGGGTATCCCAGGCAGGTGATGGACAAAGTCGTCGAACTGGCCGCGGCCAAGGGTTATCGACCCGATCATGTGGTTGCCACCGACGACGTTCCCAAGGGGCGGCCAAGCCCGGCGCAGGCGCTGGCCAACGTAATTGCCCTGGGCCTGGACGACGTCGCGGGCTGCGTGAAGGTCGACGACACCGAACCCGGCATTCTCGAAGGCCGCAGGGCAGGGATGTGGACCGTGGCGCTGCGCTTTTCCGGCAATTTCCTCGGCCTCGACTGGGAGCAGTTCCAAGCCCTCTCGGCGCAACAGTTGGCGACCGAGCGTAGCCGCATCGACGGCTTGTTTGCCGCCTGCCGCCCGCATTATCTCATCGACACCATTGCCGAATTGCCCGCTGTGATTGACCAGATCAACGCGCAGCTGGCCCGCGGTGTATTGCCGTCGCATACCTGA